Proteins encoded by one window of Salvia splendens isolate huo1 chromosome 14, SspV2, whole genome shotgun sequence:
- the LOC121764958 gene encoding chaperone protein dnaJ GFA2, mitochondrial-like, with protein sequence MAQFQGHRLAHRSLSCFLLRYSHSHLCDSLLNGACRSFSTSRSYQSSVLSNSKLGNVGSENYWLKLLFFNNNLGAARSIHSTAQLSRDYYDLLGVSKSATAPEIKKAYYGLAKKLHPDTNKDDLEAEKKFQDVQKAYEVLKDEVKRQQYDQLGHEAFEHAGNGEGPGFDPFGDSFHDIFKNSDIFNIFNRDMGGEDVKASIELSFMEAVQGCTKTMSIMTDLGCNTCGGTGVPPGTKPQTCKRCRGSGMVVSQAGHVTLQSTCPNCGGTGKIVSSLCKSCKGRRVVRGTKTVKLNVMAGVGHDETIKMPRNGGVDPDGNQHGDLYVKIKVREDPVFRREGADIHVDATLSITQAILGGMIRVPTLTGEVVVKVRPGTQPGQKVVLKKKGIKVRNSFSLGDEYVHFKVSIPTNLTERQRQLVEELAKEERGKDDKEDEDDKEEAVVASA encoded by the exons ATGGCGCAATTCCAAGGCCACCGTCTCGCCCACCGCTCCCTCTCTTGCTTTCTTCTCCGCTACTCGCATTCACAT TTGTGTGATTCGCTCTTGAATGGCGCGTGCAGAAGTTTCAGCACCTCGCGGTCCTATCAATCCAGTGTTCTTTCAAATTCTAAATTAGGAAATG TGGGCAGCGAGAATTATTGGCTGAAGCTGCTATTTTTCAATAATAATTTGGGTGCTGCGAGATCAATTCACAGCACTg CTCAATTGTCTAGAGATTATTATGATTTACTTGGAGTTAGTAAAAGTGCAACTGCTCCAGAAATCAAGAAAGCTTATTATGGG CTTGCAAAGAAGTTACATCCAGATACAAATAAGGATGATCTGGAAGCTGAAAAGAAATTCCAAGATGTTCAGAAAGCATATGAG GTCTTGAAAGATGAAGTAAAGCGGCAGCAATATGACCAG CTTGGGCATGAAGCTTTTGAACATGCTGGTAATGGTGAAGGTCCTGGGTTCGATCCATTTGGAGATTCTTTCCATGATATATTCAAAAACTCGGAT ATTTTCAACATCTTCAATAGGGACATGGGTGGCGAGGACGTGAAG GCTTCGATTGAACTTTCCTTTATGGAAGCCGTCCAGGGTTGCACCAAAACAATGTCAATCATGACGGATTTGGGTTGCAATACTTGTG GTGGAACTGGTGTTCCTCCAGGGACCAAGCCACAAACTTGTAAACGCTGTAGAGGTTCTGGCATG GTTGTATCTCAAGCTGGGCATGTAACACTACAATCTACTTGTCCAAACTGTGGAGGAACTGGAAAAATTGTATCG AGCTTATGCAAGTCTTGCAAGGGTAGGAGGGTAGTCAGAGGCACAAAAACTGTGAAGTTGAATGTCATGGCAG GGGTGGGCCATGATGAGACTATTAAGATGCCGAGAAATGGGGGAGTGGATCCTGACGGAAATCAGCATGGTGATCTTTATGTTAAGATCAAG GTCAGAGAAGACCCAGTATTTCGTAGAGAAGGTGCCGATATCCATGTTGATGCAACATTGAGCATCACTCAG GCAATTTTGGGAGGAATGATTAGAGTGCCAACTCTGACTGGAGAAGTTGTTGTAAAG GTACGCCCTGGCACTCAACCTGGACAGAAGGTTGTTTTGAAGAAAAAAG GGATCAAAGTAAGAAACTCGTTTTCTCTTGGAGATGAATACGTCCACTTTAAAGTTAGCATTCCAAC AAACTTGACCGAAAGGCAACGTCAATTGGTGGAGGAGCTTGCTAAGGAAGAGCGAGGGAAAGATGATAAAGAAGACGAAGATGATAAAGAAGAGGCAGTCGTTGCAAGTGCTTGA